One Spirochaeta africana DSM 8902 genomic window carries:
- a CDS encoding amidase family protein, whose amino-acid sequence MHTAADTATTWRTALKTRASREGYFAGIQDADAGIGAFLSWNTRMPEATAGGSSNGSPALVGAEPDSADPARGAGTLAGLPFGVKDNIAVQGQPLSCGSRMLAGLQSPYSGTAVERLLSAGAVVVGKTNMDEFGMGSATENSALGETVNPWDSQRVAGGSSGGSAAAVAAGLVPFALGSDTGGSVRQPAGFCGVYGLKPTYGAVSRYGLVAYASSLEVIGVFTRDLELMRTVFSVIRGSDGRDQTTIDWEAVAAELKPAPRRLAFIAGDAGLQPDVARTYGQMRERARDCGYEIQEIDLATLAYAVPAYYTIATAEASANLARYNGVRYGHRPVFAESPVELMRKSRTEGFGDEVKLRIMLGTYVLRSGFQDQFYVRAQRIRTKLYQELASLFSGAQGLVLPVFPSPPFKRGGVELDAFQQKQGDRFTTLANLSGCPACAFPAGTVDGLPIGMQIMGPHGSDERLLDIIAELRDGEPVVRPPSFYTIPGTEVG is encoded by the coding sequence ATGCATACTGCAGCCGACACAGCAACAACATGGCGCACGGCGCTCAAGACCAGGGCCTCCCGGGAGGGGTATTTCGCCGGCATCCAGGACGCTGATGCCGGGATCGGGGCGTTTCTGTCGTGGAACACCCGAATGCCGGAGGCCACTGCGGGCGGGTCTTCAAATGGTTCTCCAGCCTTGGTTGGAGCAGAACCTGATTCTGCCGATCCGGCTCGCGGTGCCGGGACCCTGGCAGGCCTGCCGTTCGGGGTAAAGGATAACATTGCGGTACAGGGGCAGCCTTTGAGCTGTGGATCCCGGATGCTTGCCGGGCTGCAGTCACCATACAGCGGAACTGCTGTTGAACGGCTGCTATCGGCCGGGGCAGTGGTTGTCGGCAAAACCAATATGGATGAGTTCGGCATGGGATCGGCCACCGAGAACTCGGCGCTGGGAGAGACTGTAAACCCCTGGGATTCACAGCGGGTTGCCGGTGGTTCCAGTGGCGGCAGTGCCGCGGCTGTTGCGGCCGGGCTGGTGCCCTTCGCCCTGGGGTCGGATACCGGCGGATCGGTGCGCCAGCCGGCCGGTTTTTGCGGGGTATACGGATTGAAACCGACCTATGGGGCGGTGTCGCGGTATGGCCTGGTTGCCTATGCCAGTTCGCTTGAGGTGATCGGGGTGTTTACCCGTGATCTTGAGCTTATGCGCACGGTATTCTCGGTAATCCGCGGGAGTGATGGCCGTGACCAGACCACTATCGACTGGGAGGCGGTTGCAGCCGAACTGAAGCCGGCGCCGCGGCGGCTGGCGTTTATTGCCGGTGATGCCGGGCTGCAGCCGGATGTGGCCAGGACCTACGGGCAGATGCGTGAGCGTGCGCGCGACTGCGGCTACGAGATACAGGAGATTGATCTGGCCACCCTTGCCTACGCTGTCCCGGCGTATTACACCATAGCCACGGCGGAGGCCAGTGCCAACCTTGCCCGCTACAATGGGGTGCGCTACGGACACCGACCGGTGTTTGCCGAATCCCCGGTAGAATTGATGCGAAAATCTCGTACCGAAGGATTCGGGGATGAGGTCAAGCTGCGGATCATGCTGGGTACCTATGTACTGCGCTCCGGGTTTCAGGATCAGTTCTATGTACGAGCCCAGCGGATCCGGACCAAGCTGTATCAGGAGCTGGCATCCCTGTTTTCCGGCGCCCAGGGGCTGGTGCTGCCGGTGTTCCCCAGCCCGCCGTTCAAACGAGGCGGGGTGGAGCTGGATGCCTTCCAGCAGAAACAGGGAGACCGTTTCACCACCCTGGCGAACCTGTCCGGATGTCCGGCCTGCGCCTTTCCAGCCGGCACCGTCGATGGTCTGCCGATTGGCATGCAGATTATGGGGCCTCATGGCAGTGATGAACGGCTGCTGGATATTATTGCGGAGCTGCGCGACGGGGAACCGGTTGTCCGCCCGCCGTCTTTCTATACGATTCCGGGGACGGAGGTTGGCTGA
- the gatC gene encoding Asp-tRNA(Asn)/Glu-tRNA(Gln) amidotransferase subunit GatC, translated as MISDKELAITAELAQIEITDQEADSLRQAVSRMVEYFSSMAEVDVTGLEPMTHGHASGNRVRQDSSREFADTDSLLENAEDLEDRFIAVPNVL; from the coding sequence ATGATATCTGACAAAGAACTCGCGATAACAGCGGAGCTGGCCCAGATCGAGATCACCGATCAGGAGGCCGATTCACTCCGTCAGGCTGTCTCCCGCATGGTCGAGTATTTCTCTTCCATGGCAGAGGTGGATGTAACCGGGCTCGAACCCATGACGCATGGCCATGCATCTGGTAATCGGGTACGGCAGGATTCCTCCAGGGAGTTTGCCGATACCGACAGCCTGCTGGAAAATGCCGAGGATCTTGAGGATCGTTTTATAGCGGTACCGAACGTACTGTAA
- a CDS encoding MGH1-like glycoside hydrolase domain-containing protein yields MVKKDFPTVHYFDQDFVDVYDQTWAWIHDHWHKGDSKNGLEPKFFHSPGTEAVNQFEAIFSTFFLVYSNRTYPAAAQLDLFYNKQEEDGAIRSDYRLTDGKPVLTKDNPEGVNPPLFAWAEYNLFHKVGNKKRVKEIMPVLEKYYTWLQDTFQQENGLYKVPAAATKMINSPRDGAEYYVDFNAQQALNAYYMAELGEILNDKEIAFRYKRLYFSLKTRINNLMWNESAGVYYDIDGEHNQIMVKTIATFWPMLCAIPNEARIERLIGHMRNPETFGTENPFPTLAADEPAYDPEGGGFCGSVFTPFTFMVIKALEQYKAFELAREFTIRHLYYLLDTLHPEGSDRGTIWEAYQPHKDGPAKWKDNPDFPRPMLLAYTSLATITLMIEHVIGLTISLPRKEVTWIIPTKEIMGIENLSLKRNNITILAKKSGRGWEIRLESEKLYYFTVDVLGEKLKTLPIPSGKCSMLLDKL; encoded by the coding sequence GTGGTAAAGAAAGATTTTCCGACGGTGCATTATTTTGACCAGGACTTTGTCGATGTGTACGACCAGACCTGGGCCTGGATACATGACCATTGGCACAAAGGCGACAGCAAGAACGGCCTTGAGCCCAAGTTTTTTCATTCTCCGGGTACTGAGGCAGTGAATCAGTTCGAAGCAATCTTTTCAACCTTCTTTCTTGTATACAGCAATCGGACCTACCCGGCGGCCGCCCAGCTCGACCTCTTTTATAACAAGCAGGAAGAAGACGGTGCAATCCGCTCTGACTATCGGCTGACCGACGGCAAACCGGTGCTTACCAAGGATAATCCGGAGGGGGTGAATCCCCCGCTGTTCGCCTGGGCCGAGTACAATCTGTTTCACAAGGTTGGCAACAAGAAACGGGTCAAGGAGATCATGCCGGTCCTCGAGAAGTACTACACCTGGCTGCAGGATACCTTCCAGCAGGAAAACGGCCTGTACAAGGTACCCGCTGCCGCCACCAAAATGATCAACAGCCCGCGTGACGGAGCCGAGTACTACGTGGACTTTAATGCACAACAGGCGCTGAATGCCTATTACATGGCCGAGCTGGGAGAAATTCTCAACGATAAAGAGATTGCGTTCCGCTACAAGCGCCTCTACTTCTCGCTGAAAACCCGTATCAACAACCTGATGTGGAACGAAAGCGCCGGTGTGTATTATGACATTGATGGCGAGCATAACCAGATCATGGTAAAAACCATCGCCACCTTCTGGCCGATGCTCTGTGCCATTCCAAACGAGGCCCGCATCGAGCGGCTGATCGGTCACATGCGCAATCCGGAAACCTTTGGCACCGAGAACCCCTTTCCGACCCTGGCTGCGGACGAACCGGCCTATGATCCCGAGGGCGGCGGGTTCTGTGGATCAGTGTTCACCCCGTTCACCTTTATGGTGATCAAGGCACTTGAGCAGTACAAGGCATTCGAGCTTGCCCGTGAGTTTACCATCCGGCATCTGTACTATCTGCTGGATACCCTCCACCCAGAAGGCAGCGATCGCGGCACCATCTGGGAGGCCTATCAGCCGCACAAGGACGGCCCGGCCAAATGGAAGGACAATCCGGATTTTCCCCGGCCGATGCTGCTGGCCTATACCAGTCTGGCAACCATTACCCTGATGATCGAGCATGTAATCGGGCTTACGATCAGTCTGCCGCGGAAAGAGGTAACCTGGATAATCCCGACCAAAGAGATTATGGGGATAGAAAACCTGAGCCTGAAGCGCAACAACATCACCATTCTTGCCAAGAAGAGCGGTCGTGGATGGGAGATACGGCTGGAAAGCGAAAAGCTGTACTACTTTACCGTCGATGTACTGGGAGAAAAGCTCAAAACCTTGCCGATACCTTCCGGAAAATGCTCTATGCTGCTGGACAAGCTATAG
- the nudC gene encoding NAD(+) diphosphatase → MNWESAALTGNFDWQGAVFEPPTGRVHAGASELPGNCRVLVYGGTRQVLLTADGSLPTVYQAAACIQQSAAGLLRIGQQNGQEYAVLLAYDAAAATFDYPGMQLVGIRELLPDAAAAREIPAILRGYHLYSWDLQTRFCSRSGSRLVWSEQELAKVGPHGSVYPRVSPAVIVAITRGSQILLAQSVRHRGGFYSLIAGFVEPGESVEQAVHREVREEVGVEITNLQYLGSQPWPFPDALMLGFSAEWAGGEITLAPDELIAAEWFYPDRLPMLPPRMSIARGIIARVCSSLMKS, encoded by the coding sequence ATGAACTGGGAATCAGCGGCTTTGACTGGTAACTTTGACTGGCAGGGTGCAGTGTTCGAACCGCCGACCGGCAGGGTACATGCCGGGGCGAGCGAGCTTCCGGGTAACTGCAGGGTGCTGGTGTATGGCGGTACGCGCCAGGTGCTGCTGACCGCCGATGGGTCGCTGCCAACCGTTTACCAGGCAGCGGCCTGCATACAGCAATCAGCTGCCGGACTGCTGCGGATTGGCCAGCAGAACGGGCAGGAGTATGCTGTTTTACTGGCGTATGACGCAGCAGCGGCTACATTCGATTACCCGGGTATGCAGCTGGTCGGGATTCGAGAACTGCTGCCGGATGCGGCTGCAGCCCGGGAGATACCAGCTATCCTGCGCGGTTACCATCTGTACAGCTGGGATCTGCAGACCCGCTTCTGCAGTCGCAGCGGCAGCCGGCTGGTGTGGAGCGAGCAGGAGCTTGCCAAGGTCGGCCCTCACGGCTCGGTGTATCCCCGGGTAAGCCCGGCTGTTATCGTGGCAATAACCAGGGGTTCGCAGATCTTGCTGGCCCAAAGTGTGCGGCATCGCGGCGGCTTTTACAGTCTTATTGCCGGGTTTGTCGAACCCGGGGAGAGCGTCGAACAGGCAGTGCATCGCGAGGTACGCGAAGAGGTCGGGGTGGAAATTACCAATCTGCAGTATCTCGGGAGCCAGCCGTGGCCGTTTCCCGATGCCCTGATGCTTGGCTTCAGCGCTGAGTGGGCGGGTGGGGAGATTACCCTTGCGCCGGATGAACTGATCGCCGCCGAGTGGTTTTACCCGGACAGGCTGCCGATGCTCCCGCCGCGCATGAGCATTGCCCGGGGAATCATAGCCCGGGTGTGCAGCTCTCTGATGAAATCATGA
- a CDS encoding Ldh family oxidoreductase, with product MGESIRKPAGYIKDFMQQVFIGLGVPVADAEICADVLVAADLRGIDSHGINRLKPIYYDRIKAGIQYPNAPIDIVREGPTTAVLDANNGMGMVVSHKAMAMAVEKAKKLGLGMTVVRNSTHYGIAGYYPLMAVEQGCIGLSGTNARPSIAPTFGVENMLGTNPQTWAMPTDEEFPFFLDCATSVSQRGKIEVYARTGKTMPEGWVVRRDGSTATDPNQVLKDLIAGEAALTPLGGIGEDGGGYKGYGYAVVTEVLSAALQGGQFLKALSGFDEAGERRPYRLGHFFLAIDIEAFTELEIFKKSIGDILRSLRASDKAPGQERIYTAGEKEWEAYRVRSVEGIEIPASVAQEFRTMADELGISGFDW from the coding sequence ATGGGCGAGAGTATCAGAAAGCCGGCAGGGTATATCAAGGATTTTATGCAGCAGGTGTTTATCGGTCTGGGTGTGCCCGTGGCCGATGCCGAGATCTGTGCCGATGTGCTGGTGGCCGCTGATCTGCGCGGAATTGACTCACACGGGATCAACCGGCTCAAGCCGATCTATTACGACCGGATAAAGGCCGGGATTCAGTACCCGAATGCGCCGATCGATATCGTGCGGGAGGGGCCTACCACGGCGGTGCTGGATGCAAATAATGGCATGGGGATGGTAGTATCCCACAAAGCCATGGCCATGGCGGTGGAAAAGGCCAAGAAACTCGGTCTTGGTATGACCGTGGTCCGCAATTCCACGCATTACGGGATCGCCGGTTACTATCCCTTGATGGCGGTGGAGCAGGGCTGCATTGGCCTGAGTGGCACCAATGCCAGACCCTCCATAGCACCGACCTTCGGGGTGGAGAACATGCTTGGTACCAATCCGCAGACCTGGGCCATGCCGACCGATGAGGAGTTCCCGTTCTTTCTTGACTGTGCAACCAGTGTGAGTCAGCGCGGCAAAATCGAGGTCTATGCCCGAACCGGAAAAACCATGCCCGAGGGCTGGGTGGTGCGCCGCGATGGGTCTACAGCTACCGATCCGAATCAGGTACTGAAGGATCTGATAGCCGGCGAGGCTGCCCTGACCCCGCTTGGAGGCATTGGTGAGGATGGCGGCGGCTACAAGGGCTATGGGTATGCGGTGGTTACCGAGGTGCTGTCAGCCGCCTTGCAGGGTGGCCAGTTTCTGAAGGCGCTGTCCGGTTTTGACGAGGCTGGTGAACGGCGTCCCTATCGCCTGGGGCATTTCTTCCTGGCCATCGATATCGAGGCCTTTACCGAGCTCGAGATATTCAAAAAATCAATCGGCGATATCCTGCGCAGCCTGCGTGCATCTGACAAGGCTCCGGGACAGGAGCGTATCTATACCGCTGGTGAGAAGGAGTGGGAGGCCTATCGGGTTCGCTCCGTAGAGGGGATCGAGATCCCGGCATCGGTGGCCCAGGAGTTCCGTACCATGGCTGATGAACTGGGAATCAGCGGCTTTGACTGGTAA
- the aroC gene encoding chorismate synthase — MAGSSFGTLFRISTFGESHGGAVGVVLDGAPPGLEISEADIQKELDRRKPGQSSVTTPRKEPDMVHILSGVFEGKTTGTPMLMILYNKDAQPSAYNDIKEMFRPGHADYTYLKKYGIRDYRGSGRASGRETAGRVAAGAVARKLLEQRGVRILAYTSRAAGIACEQVVPEEIENNPMRACDPAAAAKMVSRIEMLAEEGDSVGGIIECRVNGLPAGLGEPVFDKLEADLAKGMLSLGAVKGFEIGLGFGAVDLKGSEHNDAMSADGFVTNNAGGVIGGITTGEELVFRVAVKPTSSISKAQKTVDKNGAEREIRTEGRHDPCICPRLVPVIEAMACLVIEDHYKRLEAQGV; from the coding sequence ATGGCCGGCAGCAGTTTTGGGACGTTGTTTCGGATTAGCACCTTTGGCGAGAGCCATGGCGGCGCGGTTGGTGTCGTACTGGATGGGGCGCCCCCGGGGCTGGAGATCAGTGAGGCAGATATACAGAAGGAGCTGGATCGACGCAAGCCGGGACAGTCTTCGGTAACGACCCCGCGCAAGGAGCCGGATATGGTTCATATTCTGTCCGGGGTTTTTGAGGGGAAGACTACGGGAACCCCGATGCTGATGATCCTGTACAACAAGGACGCCCAGCCGAGCGCCTACAATGACATCAAAGAGATGTTTCGCCCCGGGCATGCCGACTATACCTACCTGAAAAAATACGGGATCCGGGACTATCGCGGCAGCGGACGGGCTTCTGGTCGGGAGACTGCCGGACGAGTGGCTGCCGGCGCGGTTGCCCGCAAGCTGCTGGAGCAGCGCGGGGTCAGGATCCTGGCATACACCAGTCGGGCTGCCGGTATCGCCTGCGAGCAGGTGGTGCCGGAAGAGATAGAGAACAATCCCATGCGGGCCTGTGATCCTGCGGCGGCTGCCAAGATGGTCTCCCGGATCGAGATGCTGGCCGAGGAAGGGGACAGCGTCGGCGGGATTATCGAATGCCGGGTGAACGGTCTGCCGGCTGGCCTGGGCGAGCCGGTATTCGACAAGCTGGAGGCAGATCTGGCTAAAGGTATGCTGAGTCTGGGCGCGGTCAAGGGATTCGAGATCGGTCTTGGTTTTGGCGCGGTTGATCTGAAAGGCAGTGAGCACAACGATGCGATGAGCGCTGATGGCTTTGTAACCAACAATGCCGGCGGGGTAATCGGCGGGATTACCACCGGCGAGGAACTGGTGTTCCGGGTTGCGGTCAAGCCGACATCATCCATATCAAAGGCGCAAAAAACAGTGGATAAAAACGGTGCCGAGCGTGAGATTCGTACCGAGGGGCGGCATGATCCCTGTATCTGCCCGCGGCTGGTGCCGGTAATCGAGGCCATGGCCTGCCTGGTCATAGAGGATCACTACAAGCGACTCGAAGCACAGGGGGTATAG
- a CDS encoding lipoate--protein ligase, whose amino-acid sequence MEMIQRAFVSSSLNPFENLAFEDWLYRTLPVQPDGSAAEIRVLFYRNDPCVVIGRHQNPWKECALGSMLSAGIPLVRRQSGGGAVYHDAGNINWSIMVPRQHYDPDHNFTCVLTGLHGLGIPAERNERSDLLVQGRKVSGSAFKVGRDRCIHHGTLLLHADLDDLLRYLTARDRGLMSKGIDSVRSRVANLQEYAPDLGNEELISSVAQGFGVDPETIVQLQPDLQARDTLAYECFTRLQEWDWRYGKTPDFRHSFFVGDQQMVELDVHRGRIRQVLADGLPPETGQRLQQQLQSVRYRRQDILHLAGHSGSRMLETILKRIAQEIEIYDYQS is encoded by the coding sequence ATGGAAATGATCCAGCGTGCATTTGTCTCCTCATCCCTGAATCCATTTGAAAATCTGGCGTTTGAAGACTGGTTATATCGGACCTTGCCGGTTCAGCCCGACGGCAGCGCAGCAGAGATACGGGTGCTGTTTTATCGCAACGATCCATGTGTGGTAATCGGCCGGCATCAGAATCCCTGGAAGGAGTGCGCATTGGGATCAATGCTCTCGGCAGGGATTCCGCTGGTGCGACGTCAGAGTGGCGGGGGTGCGGTATATCATGATGCCGGCAATATCAACTGGAGTATTATGGTACCACGACAGCACTATGATCCGGACCATAACTTTACCTGTGTGCTGACCGGGCTGCACGGGCTGGGTATTCCGGCGGAACGCAACGAACGCAGTGACCTGCTGGTTCAGGGGCGAAAGGTTTCGGGCAGTGCATTCAAGGTAGGCCGTGATCGCTGTATCCACCATGGAACTTTGTTGTTGCATGCCGATCTGGATGACCTGTTGCGATATCTGACGGCCCGTGACCGGGGATTAATGAGTAAGGGTATAGATTCGGTACGATCCCGCGTGGCCAATCTGCAGGAATATGCTCCCGATCTGGGTAACGAGGAACTGATCTCGTCGGTAGCTCAGGGGTTCGGGGTTGATCCGGAAACAATCGTACAGCTTCAGCCTGACCTTCAGGCCAGGGATACACTGGCCTATGAATGTTTTACCCGGCTGCAGGAGTGGGACTGGCGCTATGGGAAAACCCCGGATTTCCGTCACTCGTTTTTCGTAGGAGACCAGCAGATGGTAGAGCTGGATGTACATCGTGGAAGGATTCGTCAGGTTTTGGCTGATGGCCTGCCGCCCGAGACCGGCCAGCGTCTTCAGCAGCAGCTGCAGTCAGTGCGTTACCGTCGTCAGGATATTCTGCACCTGGCAGGGCACAGCGGTAGCCGCATGCTGGAAACCATACTGAAACGGATTGCACAGGAGATAGAGATTTATGATTATCAGTCCTGA
- the pth gene encoding aminoacyl-tRNA hydrolase, with protein MFSAVVGLGNPGPRYRHTRHNIGCTVVQALAEHESVTAWKSKFHGSWATVSRPPMQLRLLVPANFMNKAGESVRPFAEFFSLSPADILIVHDDLELPFGEVALREGGGLGGHNGLRSVAQHLGTRDFPRLRIGIGRPARGDVASYVLARFTPQEEAELVDVVETAVATILRST; from the coding sequence ATGTTTTCTGCTGTTGTCGGACTGGGAAACCCTGGTCCCCGCTATCGCCATACCCGGCATAATATCGGCTGTACCGTGGTGCAGGCCCTTGCCGAACATGAATCGGTAACCGCCTGGAAATCAAAGTTTCACGGCAGCTGGGCGACAGTCAGCCGTCCACCGATGCAGCTGCGTCTGCTTGTTCCTGCAAACTTTATGAACAAAGCCGGAGAATCGGTGCGCCCGTTTGCCGAATTCTTTTCGCTGTCCCCTGCCGATATCCTGATTGTCCATGACGATCTGGAACTCCCGTTCGGGGAGGTTGCCCTGCGCGAGGGTGGCGGGCTTGGCGGACACAACGGGCTACGCTCGGTGGCACAACATCTGGGTACCCGTGACTTTCCCCGCCTGCGTATCGGAATCGGCAGACCGGCCCGGGGAGATGTTGCCAGCTATGTATTGGCACGGTTTACACCGCAGGAAGAGGCTGAACTCGTCGACGTGGTGGAAACCGCGGTGGCAACAATCCTGAGATCCACCTGA
- the recR gene encoding recombination mediator RecR, which yields MTSLDQLVRLLAKLPGIGRKSATRMAYHILNSDSDYADSLAHYITEMRERIKPCSVCGSYTEVDPCDICTDQRRDHSMVCVVETAQDVAVLESARVFPGIYHVLGGVISPIDGVGPDDIRIPRLLERIGEGQIREVVLATNPTVEGDTTALYIARQIEGIEGVTTTRLALGLPVGGDLEYVDRMTLERSLRGRTQV from the coding sequence ATGACAAGCCTCGACCAGCTGGTTCGTCTGCTGGCCAAACTGCCGGGCATCGGACGAAAAAGCGCCACTCGCATGGCGTATCATATCCTCAACAGCGACAGCGACTATGCCGATTCACTTGCGCACTACATAACCGAGATGCGGGAACGGATCAAACCCTGCTCGGTATGCGGGAGCTATACCGAGGTTGATCCGTGCGATATCTGTACCGATCAGCGTCGTGATCATTCGATGGTGTGCGTGGTAGAGACTGCCCAGGATGTCGCGGTGCTGGAATCGGCCCGGGTTTTTCCCGGCATATATCATGTCCTTGGCGGGGTTATCTCCCCGATCGACGGTGTCGGTCCGGATGATATCCGGATTCCGCGCTTGCTGGAGCGGATCGGCGAGGGACAGATCCGCGAGGTTGTGCTGGCAACCAATCCGACGGTGGAGGGCGACACGACAGCCCTGTATATTGCCCGCCAGATAGAGGGGATCGAAGGGGTTACCACAACACGACTTGCCTTGGGGCTTCCGGTCGGGGGTGACCTGGAGTATGTAGACCGGATGACCCTGGAGCGTTCCCTGCGGGGACGGACACAGGTGTAG
- a CDS encoding YbaB/EbfC family nucleoid-associated protein, which yields MNPMDLFKNLSSLQSKMGEAQEQLKHISVTGTAGGDMVRITMNGEFTVLKVEISPDVIDPNDPELIQDLVLAAATDAQHKAKEVIREQMSSLTGGMNLPPDLFNMGNMG from the coding sequence ATGAATCCAATGGATCTTTTCAAGAATCTTTCAAGTCTGCAAAGCAAGATGGGCGAGGCCCAGGAGCAGCTGAAGCATATCAGCGTTACCGGTACCGCCGGTGGTGATATGGTCCGTATTACTATGAACGGTGAGTTCACCGTGCTGAAGGTGGAGATCAGCCCGGATGTTATCGATCCCAACGATCCTGAACTGATTCAGGACCTGGTGCTGGCTGCCGCCACCGATGCCCAGCATAAAGCCAAAGAGGTAATCCGGGAACAGATGTCCTCGCTGACCGGCGGGATGAATCTGCCGCCGGATCTCTTTAATATGGGCAATATGGGTTGA
- the dnaX gene encoding DNA polymerase III subunit gamma/tau has translation MAYEVTATRKRPTTLDGLIGQEFVVATLKNSIQDGRIAHAYLFSGPRGVGKTSAARILARALNCPEGPNADTDTRHEAESITRGTALDVIEIDGASNTSVNDVREIKDEVLFPPNHSRYKIYIIDEVHMLSTSAFNALLKTIEEPPPYIIFIFATTELHKVPATIKSRCQQFHFRLIPLEQLLQKLIEAVEEMRIHADRDALMWIAKEGRGSLRDAYTLFDQVVAFSDGHITLDKIKTKLGLVGLDRLNSLAEALADGSLQRVMELSDQIMATGVSVDQFVIDMNEYFRNLLLLRAGIKRESVIGYPIAEFSSLAVEAWSEHQLMHGLDLLLEAFRRLRYTVNERFELELVLGELCRLRDYIDPGQLLNRIHDLRRRAEQGDFLQQDSPEPSGPGTEAKQANGAAGRAPVSAGTAERMAGQSAGQPARQSLDQSVQHAQQSAVQQPDQQQQAHSAPVDRQPAVQQPAQHRAAQSAPENSPARQQTQHMQAPTENAAAPTGEPAPAAAAPQPPAPEQAAAPTGDQAVEQSHADAAGKQPSTLSDWAGRSAGQQLPTAEPRGDERRVLDLGEFDRLIEEVSHASMSLGSALSGAISQTFDDRFLYLQFKSAFASKTIELESEQIEECIHTVLGVPLRVKVETIEDSNEDEQQHHPDPQVELPRKVFRGKVISG, from the coding sequence ATGGCGTATGAAGTTACCGCAACCCGAAAGCGACCCACAACTCTCGACGGCCTGATTGGCCAGGAGTTTGTTGTTGCAACCCTGAAAAACTCGATCCAGGATGGGCGTATCGCCCACGCATACCTGTTCAGCGGCCCGCGCGGGGTCGGTAAGACCTCGGCAGCGCGTATTCTGGCGCGCGCACTCAATTGTCCCGAGGGACCGAACGCTGATACCGACACCCGGCACGAAGCAGAATCCATTACCCGCGGCACCGCCCTGGATGTGATCGAGATCGACGGAGCCAGCAACACCAGCGTTAACGATGTACGGGAGATCAAGGACGAGGTTCTGTTCCCGCCCAACCATTCTCGCTACAAGATCTACATAATCGACGAGGTTCATATGCTCTCGACCAGTGCATTCAACGCACTGCTCAAGACCATTGAGGAGCCGCCTCCTTATATCATTTTTATTTTCGCCACCACCGAGCTGCACAAGGTGCCGGCAACCATCAAATCGCGCTGCCAGCAATTTCATTTTCGGCTTATCCCGTTGGAGCAGCTGCTGCAGAAGCTGATTGAGGCGGTCGAAGAGATGCGAATCCATGCCGACCGCGATGCCCTTATGTGGATTGCCAAGGAGGGCCGTGGTTCGCTGCGCGATGCCTATACCCTGTTTGATCAGGTCGTAGCCTTTAGCGATGGACATATTACCCTGGACAAGATCAAGACCAAGCTCGGGCTGGTGGGGCTGGATCGCCTGAACAGCCTGGCCGAGGCTCTGGCCGACGGATCGCTGCAGCGGGTCATGGAGCTGTCGGATCAGATTATGGCTACCGGGGTAAGTGTTGATCAGTTTGTAATCGACATGAACGAGTATTTTCGAAATCTGCTGCTGCTGCGGGCCGGGATCAAGCGGGAGTCGGTAATCGGGTACCCGATTGCCGAGTTTTCCAGTCTGGCGGTCGAGGCCTGGAGCGAGCATCAGTTGATGCATGGGCTCGATCTGCTGCTGGAGGCCTTCCGGCGGCTGCGCTATACCGTAAACGAGCGATTCGAGTTGGAACTGGTGCTGGGTGAGCTCTGTCGTCTGCGCGATTATATAGATCCCGGTCAGCTGCTGAACCGGATTCATGATTTGCGCCGCCGCGCCGAGCAGGGTGATTTTCTGCAGCAGGACAGCCCGGAGCCGTCAGGACCGGGAACCGAAGCCAAACAGGCAAATGGTGCGGCGGGGAGGGCACCGGTTTCGGCCGGGACAGCGGAACGTATGGCCGGGCAGTCGGCAGGACAACCAGCCAGACAGTCGCTCGATCAGTCGGTGCAGCATGCGCAGCAGTCGGCGGTCCAACAGCCAGACCAACAGCAACAGGCTCACTCAGCGCCGGTAGATCGGCAGCCAGCAGTGCAACAGCCGGCGCAGCACCGAGCGGCTCAGTCAGCGCCGGAGAATTCCCCGGCCAGGCAGCAGACCCAGCATATGCAGGCGCCGACAGAGAACGCTGCCGCGCCAACCGGCGAGCCGGCCCCTGCTGCCGCAGCACCGCAGCCACCGGCTCCCGAACAGGCGGCAGCGCCGACTGGCGATCAGGCTGTCGAGCAGTCGCACGCCGACGCTGCCGGCAAACAGCCCAGCACGCTTAGCGATTGGGCCGGTCGTTCTGCCGGTCAACAGCTGCCGACCGCAGAACCTCGCGGTGATGAGCGTCGTGTGCTGGATCTTGGTGAGTTTGACCGACTGATCGAAGAGGTGAGCCATGCCAGCATGTCACTGGGTTCGGCGCTCAGCGGTGCGATCAGCCAGACCTTTGATGACCGGTTTCTGTACCTGCAGTTCAAGTCTGCCTTTGCCTCCAAAACAATCGAGCTGGAGTCTGAACAGATTGAGGAGTGTATTCACACGGTGCTGGGCGTCCCGTTGCGGGTAAAGGTAGAAACGATTGAGGACAGTAACGAGGACGAACAACAGCATCATCCCGATCCCCAGGTAGAATTACCGCGCAAGGTATTTCGCGGCAAAGTCATTTCAGGATAG